From the genome of Buchnera aphidicola (Therioaphis trifolii):
ACAAGAAAATATTGATTTAATGTCATTTTCAGCACATAAAATTTATGGACCTAAAGGAATTGGAGTATTATATATAAAAAGAAAACCAAGAATTCGATTAACACCTCAAATACATGGAGGAAACCATGAAAGAGGAATGAGATCAGGTACATTACCTGTACATCAAATTATTGGAATGGGAATAGCATGTAAAATAATGAAAAAAAAAATGTTTGATGAAATACCTTATATATTAAATTTAAGAAATATTCTTTGGAATGGAATTAAAAATATTGAAGAAATATATTTAAATACTAATTTAAAAAATAGTGCTCCTCATATTTTAAATGTAAGTTTTAATTTTGTAGAAGGTGAGTCATTAATAATGGCATTAAAAAATTTAGCTATTGCATCTGGATCAGCATGTACTTCTGCAAGTTTAGAACCTTCATATGTATTAAAATCGTTAGGATTAAAAGATGAATTAGCGCATAGTTCTATTAGATTTTCATTAGGACGATTTACAACAAAAGATGAAATTTATTATACAATTGAAATTATTCATCAAGCAATAAAAAAATTAAGAAAATTATCACCGTTATGGGAAATGTTTAAATCAGGAATTGATTTAAATAAAGTTAAATGGCAACATAATTAACAAATTAAGGATTGTAATATGACGTATAGTAAAAAAGTAATAGATCATTATGAAAATCCTCGTAATGTCGGATCATTTAAAAATACTAAATCTAAAAAAATTGGAAGTAGTTTAGTTGGAGCACCGTCTTGTGGAGATGTAATGAAATTACAGATTAAAGTTAATAAACAGGGTATTATTGAAGATGCTTGTTTTAAAACATATG
Proteins encoded in this window:
- a CDS encoding IscS subfamily cysteine desulfurase, with translation MKFPIYLDYAATTPVDEKVVKKMINYLTINGIFGNSASRSHRFGWVAEEAVDLAREQISNLINSDPREIIFTSGATESNNLAIKGCCDFYKNKGNHIITSNTEHKSVLDTCKYLEQKNFCVTYLNPKKNGIISLKEIKEKIKKNTILISIMYVNNETGTMQNIHEISKICHKNNILFHVDATQAIGKIPINIKQENIDLMSFSAHKIYGPKGIGVLYIKRKPRIRLTPQIHGGNHERGMRSGTLPVHQIIGMGIACKIMKKKMFDEIPYILNLRNILWNGIKNIEEIYLNTNLKNSAPHILNVSFNFVEGESLIMALKNLAIASGSACTSASLEPSYVLKSLGLKDELAHSSIRFSLGRFTTKDEIYYTIEIIHQAIKKLRKLSPLWEMFKSGIDLNKVKWQHN